A stretch of the Lactuca sativa cultivar Salinas chromosome 9, Lsat_Salinas_v11, whole genome shotgun sequence genome encodes the following:
- the LOC111902225 gene encoding beta-glucosidase 11 isoform X2 — MADMGLEAYRFSISWSRLIPNGRGPLNVKGLQYYNDVINSLIAHGIEPHVTLHHIDLPQILEDEYGGWISRKAVKDFVAYADVCFREFGDRVLHWTTFNEGNIFSLGGYDFGGSPPGRCSSPFGVNCSKGDSTSEPYLVTHHLLLAHASAVRLYRQKYKVMQHGFVGINVYAFWFEPDTNTTEDIKAVERIQDFYVGWFMNPLVNGDYPEIVKKNAGNRIPTFTKLESKRIKGSFDFFGINHYQTLYVKDNPSSLKTDPRDIVADMAVSFTFATGREIPPIDQVAPLGLQKLLNYVKEKYGNPPVYIHENGKEQPRNGTLMDTPRVEYLHAYIGALLDAIRHGNYRNGSNTKGYFVWSFLDLFELSGGYTSGYGLYYVDMDDMELTRYPKLSAHWYANFLKGKNISGIIPKLKVEDAFSSSH, encoded by the exons ATGGCAGACATGGGTCTGGAAGCGTATAGATTCTCCATCTCTTGGTCAAGACTCATCCCAA atgGAAGAGGACCTCTCAATGTAAAGGGCTTACAGTACTATAACGATGTCATCAACAGCCTTATCGCCCATG GAATAGAGCCACATGTTACATTACATCATATAGATCTACCACAGATACTTGAAGATGAATATGGAGGATGGATTAGTAGAAAAGCTGT GAAAGACTTCGTTGCATATGCTGATGTTTGCTTTAGAGAATTTGGTGATAGGGTTCTACACTGGACGACTTTTAATGAAGGCAATATATTTAGTTTAGGTGGCTATGATTTTGGTGGCTCACCTCCTGGACGTTGTTCTTCTCCATTTGGGGTAAATTGTAGCAAAGGTGACTCTACTTCTGAGCCATACCTTGTAACTCACCATTTGCTTTTGGCACATGCATCAGCTGTAAGACTCTATCGCCAAAAATACAAG GTGATGCAGCATGGTTTTGTTGGAATAAATGTGTATGCATTTTGGTTTGAACCAGATACAAACACAACTGAAGATATCAAAGCTGTTGAAAGAATTCAGGACTTCTATGTGGGTTG GTTTATGAATCCTTTGGTGAATGGGGACTACCCAGAAATAGTGAAGAAGAATGCAGGAAACCGAATTCCAACTTTTACTAAACTTGAATCAAAGAGAATCAAGGGTTCATTCGACTTCTTTGGCATAAACCACTATCAAACATTATATGTGAAGGACAATCCTAGTAGTCTTAAAACGGATCCTAGGGATATTGTTGCAGACATGGCAGTATCGTTTACAT TTGCTACTGGAAGAGAAATCCCACCAATTGATcag GTGGCTCCATTGGGTCTCCAAAAGCTTCTTAACTATGTGAAGGAAAAATATGGAAATCCTCCTGTCTACATCCATGAAAATG GAAAAGAACAACCACGTAATGGAACATTGATGGACACCCCAAGGGTAGAGTACTTGCATGCGTATATTGGTGCTTTGTTGGATGCAATAAG ACATGGTAATTACAGGAATGGATCAAACACGAAGGGATATTTTGTCTGGTCCTTCTTGGATCTCTTTGAACTGTCGGGTGGCTATACTTCGGGTTATGGTCTGTACTATGTTGACATGGATGACATGGAGCTGACAAGATATCCTAAGCTCTCTGCACACTGGTATGCCAATTTTTTGAAAGGAAAGAATATCAGTGGCATTATTCCCAAATTGAAAGTTGAAGACGCTTTCTCTTCTTCACATTAG